From the Chryseobacterium fluminis genome, the window GCAGTGGTAAGATTGAACAGTGCCGTGGTTACATTCGTTTCAATGAAACAGGATTGCATGGTCACATCCGTTAAAGGTATTTGAGGATAAAAGGCAAGGGTAATCGGTGCTGAACCTGTACATCCCAGGGGAGTGGTTACTTTCACATACACCGTTCCGGCTATGGACAGGTACGCGGTCGGGTTCGTGATCTCATTCGTGCCGGCATTCAGATCTGCCATTGTTTTGTAGTACTTCTTTGTAGAGCCGGGAGGCTCATTCACATTGGCAAGATTCAGATTGTACATGGCTGTGCCGATATTGTTGTTGTTACAGGCGGTTAAAGTAGCCGGTGTCGCGGTAAATGGGGAAAGATTCAGCTGGATTTTTCCATCGGGATTATCACAGAGGAGTCCTGAATTGTCTTTAACTAAAACTGATACTGTAGTGTTGGCGGCAAACTGATAGTTGCCGGGCGTTGCAATCGGTGTTCCTGCTACACTGTATGAAAATGTATAATTAGCAGGATTGGTTACAAACTGATTCTGATAGGAGGTAAGATTTGCGGTTCCCTGTCCTGTTGATGGATTGGGGCAGAAGGTATCCGTAACGGTGGTCTGGCTGATGGCTACTTTATCGACATATACTTTCACATTTTTAACCGAATGTCGTGATCTGTTTCCTCCGGTAGAGGCGGAAAAACCGAAATATCCAATGGTCATGGCAGCAGTAGCAGCTCCTGCGGGGGCAAATGACTGATTGCATATGATGTTTCCGTCGATGGTAATTTTGATGATCCAGTTGGCGGGATTGGCAGGATCTACTTCTGATGTTACTTCAACGTGCTTGTACGTAGTTCCCTGAAATGGAAGCGTAGTATTCATATCCGGGGAATGGAAAGAGCTTCCCGGGGTATTGAAAAATTCTACATTATTGTTATCGGTCGTATTAGCGATCTGTCCATACCCTACATGGACCTTGCTCATTACAGCGGTTGTGGTATTGTTATAGGTGTCAAATCCTACTACTAAACCGATGGCATTCTGGGAAACTCCTAAACCGGAGCCCAGTACACTGGCAACCGGAGGATTCTGAAGGTACCAGAAGGCGATACCGTCTCCGTTAGCAGTCTGGTTCGAATCCATTCTGAAGTCGAACTCCACCCTCCATTTATCACAATATTTTAAGTTTATTTGCTCGTTCAGTCTGATGGATCCCGATTGGTTATTGGTGTCGGGGGTGAGTTGAACAAAATCACCATTTACCTGTGTCGGTGCAACCATGGTCCATCCTGTCGTCACTACAGGATTACCTGTTAGCTGATAGGTCTGTGCTGATGATGTTCCGAAAAAACAGATGATAAGAAGGGAAAGATAAGATAGTAGTTTTTTATTCATTTATTAACATACTTAAAATTAGACGTGTAAATATATTAAATCCTAATTAATAAATATGTATATAATGTTAATTTTGTAGAAAAAGCTGAGTATTTTATAATGAATATGAATTTGAAAAGCGAAAAAAGTAACGCAGTTAATATAAATTTGGTTTAATTAAAAATAAGTTTAAATTTTTCTTAAAACAGGGTATTGTTTTCCTGGCTTTCAAAGTACGTATCGACCTCAAGTTCCGGTGATGCTGCCGCTGCTACGGCCAACTTATCGCAAAGTTCATTTTCGAAGTGACCGGCATGTCCTTTTATCCAGTGCATTTTCGGATTATGTAAACGATAGAGCTCTATGAATTTTTTCCATAGATCAGGATTCTTTACATTTTTCCAGCCCCGTTTTACCCATCCGGAGATCCAGTTCTGGTTTATGGCATCGGAAACATACTTGCTGTCTGTAAAAACATGGATGTCGTTTTCTGTAGATTTCAGCTTTTCCAGTGCCGTAATGACTGCCAACAGCTCCATCCTGTTGTTGGTGGTCTTCCGGAATCCTTTTGAGAATGTCTTCTGGTAGTTTTTTTCAGGCACGCGCATAAGGATCCCGTATCCTCCTTTTCCGGGATTTCCGCTGCACGCTCCGTCGGTATAGATTTCTATTCTCATTTGTAGGTTGGCTGAGGTTTAGTGTAAGTTTAATTATTATGGGTCGGCATTGATCCTGACCTGAATTTTAGCCTTAATAATTAAAACGGAAAATCATCTTCATCATCAAAATCATTCATCGACGATCCGGAGAGTTTAGAACTGTCCGGCAGGTCAAAGGCGGCTCCCGGCTGAATGGTCGTCTTAATTTTATCAAAACCGCTGGGTTCCGCATTAAAATTGGAAGGATATCCTTCAGGTCCTCCCATAGCTGCTTCGACATCGCCGAATTTTGCAAAATGCTTTAAGAAAGAAAGTCGGACATCGGCTGTAGCCCCGTTTCTGTGTTTTGCGATAATCAACTCGGCCTGGTTTTCAGTGGAAGTTTCCTGTCCCTCTTCATCATTGTCCCAAACGGTAATTTTATAATACTCAGGTCTGAAAATAAAAGATACAATATCGGCATCCTGCTCGATCGCTCCGGATTCCCTCAAATCTGAGAGCTGAGGTCTTTTTCCGGGACGGGTTTCCACACTTCTGGAAAGCTGTGAAAGGGCAATTACAGGAACGTTTAATTCTTTTGCAATCGCTTTCAGGGAACGGGAGATCATGGAAATTTCCTGTTCACGGTTCCCGACTCCTTTTCCGCCGCTACCGGCAGTCATCAGCTGAAGATAATCCACCATTATTATTCTTACACCATGCTGCATCACCAGCCTTCGGCATTTGGCACGGAAGTCGAAAATAGAAAGCGATGGCGTTTCGTCAATATACAGGGGTGCATTTTCCAATTCCGAAACGTTGGAGAAAAGTCTCTGCCATTCTTCATCGTCTAAGGTCCCTTTCCGTAATTTTTCAGATGAAATTCTTGTTTCGGAAGCGATCATTCTGGTGATCAGCTGTACCGAGGCCATCTCCAGAGAAAAAAGGGCCATCGGGATTTTATGTCCCACTGCGATATTTCTTGCCATGGAAAGGAGAAAAGCCGTTTTCCCCATTGCCGGACGTGCCGCAATGATGATAAGGTCGGAGTTCTGCCAGCCTCCGGTTTCTTTATCCACATCCCTGAATCCTGAAGGTACTCCGGAAAGTCCTTCTTTATCTTTTAAAGATTTGATGGTTTCAATGGCTTGTTTTACCAAAGAATTGGCCGTATCAAATCCTTTTTTGATGGTGCCGTTGGTAATTTCAAAAAAAGACTGTTCCGCTTTGTCCAGCAGTTCAAAAACGTCTGTAGATTCTTTATACGAGGAATCGATTACGTTCGCAGAAACATTAATTAAGCTTCTCAGGATGTATTTTTCAAGAATAACACGCACGTGATATTCGATGTGGGCAGATGAGCTTACCCCCATCGTTAAATCTACAATATAATGATCTCCCCCGGCCAGATTAAGTTTTTCAGACTTTTTAAGATCCTGGATAATCGTCATTAAATCAACAGGCTGGTTGGCTTCGTATAATTTTAAAACGGTAGAGAAGATGACCTGATGTCTGGGATCATAAAACACATCGGGAGTAAGTAAATCGATGGAATGGTCCAGCCCCTTTTTGTCTATTAAAAAAGTACCGATCACCAATCTTTCAAAATCCACTGCATTAGGAGGCATTTTTCCATCAGCAATTGACAGCTCTTTTGCAAAGTTTCCGTTGGTAAGAGATGATAATGTTTCTTTCTGCGCCATGATGCAAAGATAGTTTATTTGAAAAATAATCTGAGATTAGTAATTAATAAATATTGTGGATAAGTTCCAAAATTCCAGTAATGAAGAGCCTTATATGTGTGAATAAAAAAAATCACCCCGAATCGGGGTGATTTTTATGGAAAGTGAAAATTAAATTATTCTCTGTTTTTAACCAATATCCATCCGGTATAGCTGGTTGGGGTATTGTTTTTATCATTTTCGTTCCATGAGATGGTGTACCAGTAGGTTCCCGTAATGATTTTTTTACCACCGGAAGTTCCGTCCCATTTATAATTTCTGATTTTATCGGCTTCGTACAATTTATTTCCGTATCTGTCGTAAACAATGAATGTTAAATTCTTTTTATAACCCAGTGCCGAATAATCAATATAATCGTTAATATTATCACCGTTGGGCGTAATGGCATTCAGAAGATTGGGAACGGTCACCTGAACATCGATCGGGGTACAGTCGAAAGCATCTTTTACAAATACCTTGTTTTCCCCTCTCGGAAGACCGGTAAATACATTAGAATCCTGCCAGTTGACTCCGTCAAGGGAATATCTATAGGGAGATTTCCCTCCGTTTACATTCACTGTGAAAGAATCGTTGGTAATATCGATACTCGTAATGACAGGCTGCTGTGAAGCATATACTTTTACCTGCTGTAAGGTGAAGCAAGGCCCGGTTTTTAATTTCACCCAATAGGATCCTACCGGAACATTTGAAATAGAGGACGTTGTAGCGCCTGTGCTCCATTCATAACCGTCAAATCCGGGTCCGGCATCCAGCGTAGTCGTATCTTCCATACAGATTGTTTTGTCGGTCAGCATGTTAGATTTTGCCGGCGGCAAAACTTTGAGCGTTATTTTAGCAATAGCATAACAGTCGTTTGTGCTGATTACTTTCACGTAAACATCCCCGCTGGCAGATACATAAGCCAGAGGAGTCGTTATTTCGTTGACCCCGCTTACCGCATTAGCAAACGTTGTATAGAATTTTTTTGTAATTCCTGTCTGAGAGGTTATGCTGGCCGTTGTTAAATCAAATGAAGCGGTTGTAACAGCTGTATCAATAAAACAAGATTCTATGCTGGCGTCTCTCACGACGAC encodes:
- a CDS encoding T9SS type B sorting domain-containing protein encodes the protein MNKKLLSYLSLLIICFFGTSSAQTYQLTGNPVVTTGWTMVAPTQVNGDFVQLTPDTNNQSGSIRLNEQINLKYCDKWRVEFDFRMDSNQTANGDGIAFWYLQNPPVASVLGSGLGVSQNAIGLVVGFDTYNNTTTAVMSKVHVGYGQIANTTDNNNVEFFNTPGSSFHSPDMNTTLPFQGTTYKHVEVTSEVDPANPANWIIKITIDGNIICNQSFAPAGAATAAMTIGYFGFSASTGGNRSRHSVKNVKVYVDKVAISQTTVTDTFCPNPSTGQGTANLTSYQNQFVTNPANYTFSYSVAGTPIATPGNYQFAANTTVSVLVKDNSGLLCDNPDGKIQLNLSPFTATPATLTACNNNNIGTAMYNLNLANVNEPPGSTKKYYKTMADLNAGTNEITNPTAYLSIAGTVYVKVTTPLGCTGSAPITLAFYPQIPLTDVTMQSCFIETNVTTALFNLTTAAVTQPSQTGIVKQYYTTLANAQNGTNEIQNPAAYVTTSTTVYVRVTNTNGCYNIAKINLVVLPPVKSSVLKDKIICIDGRTDLDAGPGFDGYEWNTGATTQSIGGVPVGVYWVKLKTGNCITTQTVKVNASLQPVISSIDINNNTITVNVNGGNPPYRYSLDGINWQDSNYFTNLARGEVKVYVKDFYNCEPIDVQITVPNLINAITPNGDNINDDIDYSALAYKKNLVFTVYDRYGNQLYQADKIRNYKWDGTAFGKKIVTGTYWYTITWNENDKNNTQTKYNGWVLVKNRE
- the rnhA gene encoding ribonuclease HI produces the protein MRIEIYTDGACSGNPGKGGYGILMRVPEKNYQKTFSKGFRKTTNNRMELLAVITALEKLKSTENDIHVFTDSKYVSDAINQNWISGWVKRGWKNVKNPDLWKKFIELYRLHNPKMHWIKGHAGHFENELCDKLAVAAAASPELEVDTYFESQENNTLF
- the dnaB gene encoding replicative DNA helicase, with protein sequence MAQKETLSSLTNGNFAKELSIADGKMPPNAVDFERLVIGTFLIDKKGLDHSIDLLTPDVFYDPRHQVIFSTVLKLYEANQPVDLMTIIQDLKKSEKLNLAGGDHYIVDLTMGVSSSAHIEYHVRVILEKYILRSLINVSANVIDSSYKESTDVFELLDKAEQSFFEITNGTIKKGFDTANSLVKQAIETIKSLKDKEGLSGVPSGFRDVDKETGGWQNSDLIIIAARPAMGKTAFLLSMARNIAVGHKIPMALFSLEMASVQLITRMIASETRISSEKLRKGTLDDEEWQRLFSNVSELENAPLYIDETPSLSIFDFRAKCRRLVMQHGVRIIMVDYLQLMTAGSGGKGVGNREQEISMISRSLKAIAKELNVPVIALSQLSRSVETRPGKRPQLSDLRESGAIEQDADIVSFIFRPEYYKITVWDNDEEGQETSTENQAELIIAKHRNGATADVRLSFLKHFAKFGDVEAAMGGPEGYPSNFNAEPSGFDKIKTTIQPGAAFDLPDSSKLSGSSMNDFDDEDDFPF